Proteins from one Xiphophorus hellerii strain 12219 chromosome 8, Xiphophorus_hellerii-4.1, whole genome shotgun sequence genomic window:
- the LOC116725041 gene encoding UDP-glucuronosyltransferase 2A1-like gives MKFPSPLPLLPSILLLGVFFPAADSGHFLAFPGEHSHWLNMRTIIEELVRRNHKVTVLVPDASPSVNYNSSRDAAKFNFLVFKVPFSRSDMNNIMQDFIQFSMYKAHNSSLLDRFLVPLTIMGKFSQIGKQQCDAMLKNQQLMATLRDAAFDVVILDPMVVCGDLVADVLGVPLVLSLRFSFGSTLERHCGQAPMPASFIPASPLPYSDHMTFGERLVNMLTYTGMSVLSELTWKMTLDSFYTEIKGSPSSFCSSLGRADVWLIRTFWDIETPRPIPPNFFYVGGLHCRPANQLPEDLEAFMQSSGDAGVVLVTFGSMVTNLSPDRANVIASALGRLPQKVIWRYRGKTPATLSPNTKLFDWIPQNDLLGHQLTRAFVTHGGTNGLYEALFHGVPVVGIPLFGDQPDNLARLSRRGAAVVLHFNHMTVDELEQALHAVINEPSFRSNMQQLSSLQQQQPVAPLSTAAFWLEFVMRHGGAKHLRLASHDLYWFQYYSLDTGVTMLLIIAAGAALCWAGLRCVLRHCRGRAQRQKND, from the exons ATGAAGTtcccttctcctcttcctctacTTCCTTCCATCTTGCTGCTCGGAGTCTTCTTCCCTGCAGCGGATAGTGGACACTTTCTGGCCTTCCCAGGTGAGCACAGCCACTGGCTGAACATGCGAACCATCATAGAGGAGCTTGTGAGGAGAAACCACAAGGTGACCGTCCTGGTGCCGGACGCTTCGCCGTCAGTCAACTATAACAGCAGTCGAGATGCTGCCAAGTTCAACTTCTTGGTCTTCAAG GTTCCATTCAGTAGATCAGATATGAACAACATTatgcaggattttattcagtTCTCCATGTATAAGGCCCATAACTCCTCCCTGCTGGATCGCTTTCTGGTGCCACTGACAATCATGGGGAAGTTCTCCCAAATTGGGAAGCAGCAATGTGACGCCATGCTGAAAAACCAGCAGTTGATGGCAACCTTGCGTGACGCCGCCTTTGATGTGGTCATCTTGGACCCCATGGTGGTGTGTGGCGATCTGGTGGCCGATGTGCTCGGTGTGCCTCTGGTCCTTTCGCTGCGGTTCTCATTCGGCAGCACCTTGGAGCGTCATTGCGGCCAAGCACCGATGCCAGCATCCTTCATCCCCGCGTCTCCACTGCCGTACAGCGACCACATGACTTTCGGGGAACGGCTGGTCAACATGCTGACCTACACAGGGATGTCTGTGTTGAGCGAATTGACCTGGAAAATGACACTTGATTCTTTCTACACTGAGATCAAAG GAAGTCCTAGCAGCTTCTGTAGCTCCCTGGGCAGGGCTGATGTCTGGCTGATCAGGACCTTCTGGGACATCGAGACGCCACGGCCAATACCTCCAAACTTTTTCTATGTGGGCGGTCTTCACTGTAGACCAGCCAATCAGCTGCCAGAG GACCTGGAAGCCTTCATGCAGAGCTCCGGAGATGCTGGCGTAGTGCTTGTCACCTTTGGCTCCATGGTAACCAATCTGTCACCAGACAGAGCAAATGTCATTGCCTCTGCTTTGGGACGATTACCACAGAAG GTAATTTGGCGTTATCGTGGCAAAACCCCGGCAACTCTGTCACCAAATACGAAGCTTTTTGATTGGATCCCTCAGAATGACTTGCTTG GACATCAACTGACCCGTGCCTTTGTGACGCACGGCGGGACCAACGGTTTATACGAGGCATTGTTTCATGGCGTTCCAGTGGTCGGCATCCCACTGTTTGGTGATCAGCCAGACAATCTAGCCCGTCTGAGCCGCCGCGGTGCCGCTGTCGTCCTCCACTTCAACCACATGACAGTGGATGAGCTGGAGCAGGCGCTGCATGCTGTCATCAATGAACCCAG CTTCAGGTCCAACATGCAGCAGCTGTCTTCGCTGCAGCAACAGCAACCGGTGGCACCACTGAGCACCGCCGCCTTCTGGTTGGAGTTTGTGATGCGGCATGGAGGAGCTAAACACCTGAGGCTGGCGTCACATGACCTGTACTGGTTCCAGTACTACAGCTTGGACACAGGAGTGACTATGCTGCTCATCATAGCTGCTGGCGCCGCCCTCTGCTGGGCGGGGCTTCGCTGCGTCCTGCGCCACTGCAGAGGGCGAGCACAAAGACAGAAGAACGACTGA
- the LOC116724117 gene encoding uncharacterized protein LOC116724117 — translation MLSRPLTETHRRGRGPTAEALPTDLPLVDADEAPAGGPAPPAPPCCSCASLLPRLLAAHRMEVRRLLRGALSSLGRRMDSLERKRRKRRKDGRRGGPPSITCSSFSCSPASLPHVITSSSWSPSASSDRINPTPSCSFSQSEQSRRGSEGEEVRRRKRRRSHEGFLPPGNEEEEEERFVGQMVVSVRGRGGPEEAETEPLVLHDFNQRKRRRRVGQSEQGFSVLVKKNGYSSQHALLPLQAAETCGQSQALAVLPGRWMFSDIVTHLSSNRTHPQPWLQNPTPVLHLSAVAMETVLDWVKGGAYWSPLRSLKDWTAPPSLDSDHSYIRRPTTSCTGSLQGHHKLWSNHSTWSLWLPRRRALPLNLCSANGLSAALPADQSAALSEFHSTNVKLSKRVSQIRIRRASPRETPLTPMGLPKAKRLKKKEFTLEEIYTNKNYEAPPNIRSLETIFEEPREKDGALLLIGQQKRRRLLLFPDFTQPRKRKKPQGLGLPVSLVPRKRAAVRRHVHGGGLDDGSDLDVMLVERLSELDDFLTQQGLDV, via the exons ATGCTCTCTCGCCCGCTGACAGAGACCCACCGCAGGGGGCGTGGCCCGACAGCAGAAGCCCTGCCCACTGATCTCCCATTGGTCGATGCAGACGAGGCTCCTGCAG GAGGCCCCGCCCCCCCGGCCCCTCCCTGCTGCTCCTGCGCCTCCCTCTTGCCCCGCCTCCTGGCGGCTCACCGCATGGAGGTGCGGCGCCTCCTACGAGGAGCTTTGTCGTCTCTCGGCCGCCGTATGGACTctctggagaggaagaggaggaagaggaggaaggacgGAAGAAGAGGAG GTCCTCCTAGTATCACCTGCAGCTCCTTCTCTTGCTCACCTGCATCGTTGCCTCATGTCATCACTTCCTCTTCGTGGTCACCCTCCGCTTCATCAGACCGTATCAACCCAACTCCTTCCTGCagcttcagccaatcagagcagagtAGGAGGGGCAGTGAAGGAGAGgaggtgaggaggaggaagaggaggagaagccATGAAGGCTTTCTTCCTCCAGggaatgaggaggaggaagaggagaggttTGTGGGTCAGATGGTGGTCTCtgtcagaggaagaggaggacctGAGGAAGCAGAGACAGAGCCTCTCGTCCTCCATGACTTCAACCAGAGGAAACGCAGACGAAGGGTCGGCCAATCAGAGCAGGGCTTCAGCGTGCTGGTGAAGAAGAACGGCTACAG CTCCCAGCATGCACTGCTTCCTCTGCAGGCGGCCGAGACCTGTGGCCAATCACAAGCCCTCGCTGTGTTGCCGGGACGGTGGATGTTTTCTGACATCGTCACGCACCTGTCCTCCAACCGGACCCACCCACAGCCATGGCTGCAGAACCCCACCCCAGTGCTGCACCTGTctgctgttgccatggagacggtGTTAGACTGGGTGAAGGGCGGAGCCTATTGGAGTCCTCTGCGTTCTCTGAAGGACTGGACAGCACCGCCCAGTTTGGACAGCGACCACAG CTATATAAGAAGACCGACAACCAG CTGTACAGGTTCTCTCCAGGGTCATCACAAGCTGTGGTCCAATCACAGTACCTGGAGCCTGTGGTTGCCAAGGCGACGAGCCTTGCCCCTAAATTTATGTTCAGCCAATGGGCTGTCTGCTGCCCTCCCTGCTGACCAATCAGCAGCGCTCTCAGAGTTTCACAGCACAAAtgtgaag CTCAGTAAACGAGTGTCGCAGATCAGAATACGGCGTGCGTCGCCGCGGGAGACCCCTCTCACACCAATGGGACTGCCCAAAGCGAAACG GTTGAAGAAGAAGGAGTTCACCCTGGAGGAGATCTACACCAACAAGAACTACGAGGCCCCGCCCAACATCAG GAGCCTGGAAACCATATTTGAGGAGCCTCGGGAGAAGGATGGAGCGCTGCTCCTGATTGGCCAGCAGAAGCGTCGCCggctcctcctcttccctgACTTCACTCAGcccaggaagaggaagaaaccCCAAG GGCTGGGTCTTCCTGTTTCTTTGGTGCCCAGAAAACGAGCCGCAGTGCGGCGACACGTTCACGGCGGCGGGCTGGATGACGGCAGCGACCTGgacgtgatgctggtggagcGCCTCAGCGAACTCGATGACTTCCTGACTCAGCAGGGCCTGGACGTATGA